TTGGTCTCCGGGTCGACGACTGCGACGTTGGAAACGTGGATCGGGGCTTCGACAACCTCGATGCCGCCGGTCTTGGAACCGCGGGAGGACTGGCCAACCTTGGTGTGCTTGGTGACGCGGTTGATGCCTTCAACGAGAACGCGGTTGCTCTCGGGGAAGACCTTCAGAACCTTGCCCTGCTTACCGCGGTCTCCGCCGCGCTCAGCCTTTGCACCGGTGATGACCTGAACGAGGTCACCCTTCTTGATCTTTGCCATGGACTACAGCACCTCCGGAGCCAGCGAAATGATCTTCATGAACTTCTTGTCGCGAAGTTCGCGGCCGACCGGGCCGAAGATACGGGTACCGCGGGGGTCGCCGTCGTTCTTCAAGATCACTGCAGCGTTCTCATCGAACTTGATGTAGGAACCGTCCTGGCGGCGGCGTTCCTTCTTGGTACGGACGATGACGGCCTTGACCACGTCGCCCTTTTTGACGTTGCCGCCGGGAATTGCATCCTTGACGGTGGCAACAATGGTGTCGCCAATGCCTGCGTAGCGACGGCCGGATCCACCGAGAACGCGGATGGTCAAGATTTCCTTGGCACCCGTGTTGTCGGCGACCTTCAGTCGCGACTCCTGCTGAATCACTTATTACTCCTGTCGTCGCGCCGGTTCTCAGTACTGAGCCTTGCGGAACGGATATGGGTGGACCCCGTAATACTGGTACTCAACGCCTGGCCGGCAGGCCGCACGCCAGTGCAGGCTGCCTTTACGGCGTCGAACAAGATTATCGGGCTTTTGTCTCATTCGGCGGTGAGGAAGCCGGGCCGGATCAGGCCCCAGATTCGGGCCGCACTCCGGACACACTTCCGCACCGCACAGACAAGATTTCAAGTTTATCGCGAAAAGGCCCCGGAAGCGAAATCGAAGACGATAACGCGGCCGGGGCCCCTCACGCTTGGACGGGGCCGGCGTGCCCTTGGTCCGCTGGGACCGAAGGACACACCGGCTGGCCGGCCGGTACTTCTTACTACTAGGTTACTTGGCCTTCTCGAGGATCTCGACCAGGCGCCACCGCTTGGTCGCAGACAGCGGCCGGGTCTCGGCGATCAGAACGAGGTCGCCGATGCCGGCGTCGTTCTGCTCGTCGTGGGCCTTGCGCTTTGAAGTCCGGCGGATAACCTTGCCGTAAAGGGCGTGCTTCACGCGGTCTTCAACCTCGACAACGA
This Arthrobacter sp. zg-Y20 DNA region includes the following protein-coding sequences:
- the rplX gene encoding 50S ribosomal protein L24; this translates as MAKIKKGDLVQVITGAKAERGGDRGKQGKVLKVFPESNRVLVEGINRVTKHTKVGQSSRGSKTGGIEVVEAPIHVSNVAVVDPETKKPTRVGFRTETVEKNGRERTVRIRVAKGSGKDL
- the rpsQ gene encoding 30S ribosomal protein S17 translates to MSENKNEAAVTTDANGADARGYRKTARGYVVSDKMDKTIVVEVEDRVKHALYGKVIRRTSKRKAHDEQNDAGIGDLVLIAETRPLSATKRWRLVEILEKAK
- the rplN gene encoding 50S ribosomal protein L14, whose protein sequence is MIQQESRLKVADNTGAKEILTIRVLGGSGRRYAGIGDTIVATVKDAIPGGNVKKGDVVKAVIVRTKKERRRQDGSYIKFDENAAVILKNDGDPRGTRIFGPVGRELRDKKFMKIISLAPEVL